The Vicinamibacterales bacterium genome contains a region encoding:
- the accB gene encoding acetyl-CoA carboxylase biotin carboxyl carrier protein: MTADEIKALLELVQAHDLAEFEVEDAGFKLRVKRGGPHIVTHVVPAAAPVAAAPPPALDAPVAAPAPVPDGTELAIVKSPIVGTFYRSPEPGAAAFVSVGDTVKKGQVLCIIEAMKLMNEIDSEYEGEIANVYVENGQPVQYGERIFAIRLRS; the protein is encoded by the coding sequence ATGACCGCTGACGAGATCAAGGCCTTGCTGGAGCTCGTGCAGGCGCACGACCTCGCCGAGTTCGAAGTGGAGGATGCCGGATTCAAGCTGCGCGTGAAGCGGGGCGGTCCGCACATCGTGACCCACGTGGTCCCGGCGGCCGCGCCCGTGGCCGCCGCGCCTCCGCCGGCCCTCGATGCTCCGGTCGCCGCGCCGGCGCCCGTGCCGGACGGAACCGAACTGGCCATCGTGAAGTCGCCGATCGTCGGCACCTTCTACCGGTCCCCCGAACCCGGCGCCGCCGCCTTCGTCTCGGTCGGCGACACGGTGAAGAAGGGCCAGGTGCTCTGCATCATCGAGGCGATGAAGCTGATGAACGAAATCGACTCCGAATACGAGGGCGAGATCGCGAACGTCTACGTGGAGAACGGTCAGCCGGTGCAGTACGGCGAGCGGATTTTCGCCATCCGGCTGCGCTCGTAG
- a CDS encoding Xaa-Pro peptidase family protein — MPPPDDRLRARLAAAQDLATAPDRDALLVTSPIHLRYLFGLDVSAGAALVLAGRTLAVADQRYVDVFRDAGTRLGVDVVPVARGDAYETAIAAAAADAGVRRMGIEADHLTVARRHALSEALRASGAGVCVDTTGLLAGKRVVKDAWELGVLREAGRRLAEVAACILPKVSDGPTERQLAWEIDQALRNAGFDKPAFETIVASGPNAARPHHRPTTRQVEQGDLVVVDFGGLLDGYAVDMTRTVVGRGVPAERRRWVRAVAAAQEAAIAAAAPGTLPSSVDDAARSALAAEGLADYFVHGTGHGLGLEVHERPWIAPRGDADGPLLAGMVFTVEPGVYLPPLGGVRIEDDVVVTPSGVERLTGLPPTNEIQ, encoded by the coding sequence ATGCCTCCTCCCGACGATCGGCTTCGTGCGCGCCTCGCGGCCGCTCAGGATCTGGCCACCGCGCCCGATCGGGACGCGCTCCTCGTCACGTCCCCGATTCATCTTCGCTACCTGTTCGGCCTCGACGTGTCGGCGGGCGCCGCGCTCGTCCTGGCCGGCCGGACCCTGGCGGTCGCGGACCAGCGGTACGTCGACGTCTTCCGGGACGCCGGGACCCGTCTCGGGGTCGACGTCGTGCCGGTCGCTCGCGGCGACGCCTATGAGACGGCCATCGCGGCCGCCGCCGCCGACGCGGGCGTCCGACGGATGGGCATCGAAGCGGACCATCTCACGGTGGCCCGCCGCCACGCACTCTCGGAGGCGCTGCGCGCGTCGGGCGCGGGCGTGTGTGTGGATACGACTGGACTCCTGGCGGGGAAGCGGGTCGTCAAAGACGCCTGGGAACTGGGGGTGCTGCGGGAGGCCGGTCGGCGGCTGGCCGAAGTCGCGGCGTGTATACTCCCAAAGGTGTCCGACGGCCCCACCGAGCGGCAATTGGCCTGGGAAATCGACCAGGCGTTGCGGAACGCCGGATTCGACAAGCCCGCCTTCGAGACGATCGTCGCCTCGGGTCCCAACGCCGCCCGGCCTCACCACCGTCCCACGACTCGACAGGTCGAGCAGGGCGACCTCGTGGTCGTGGACTTCGGTGGCCTGCTGGATGGCTATGCGGTGGACATGACGCGGACCGTCGTCGGTCGCGGCGTGCCCGCGGAGCGTCGGCGCTGGGTGCGGGCGGTGGCGGCAGCCCAGGAGGCGGCCATCGCCGCGGCCGCGCCGGGGACGCTGCCGTCCAGCGTCGACGACGCGGCCCGCTCCGCGCTGGCCGCCGAGGGCCTGGCCGACTATTTCGTCCATGGCACGGGGCACGGCCTGGGCCTCGAAGTTCACGAACGACCCTGGATCGCTCCCCGTGGCGACGCCGACGGCCCCCTGCTCGCGGGCATGGTCTTCACCGTGGAACCGGGAGTCTACCTGCCGCCCCTGGGCGGCGTGCGCATCGAGGACGACGTCGTCGTCACCCCCTCCGGCGTGGAGCGCCTCACCGGCCTCCCGCCCACCAACGAGATCCAATGA
- a CDS encoding tetratricopeptide repeat protein — MSPSRIDELRRRVQNDPASIAFAQLAEEYRRSGQTDEAVRVCREGLTRHPGYLSARVTLGRALLDLSQLADARAEFEFVVTEAPENLAAVRGLAEICQRDGRLADALTYYQRALTLARHDPEIEELVQQLSRQVGAASTGDASGLSFEEAHRELLSAAERVPVARPAPPPPPPPAGAGSGSSTAPFDFDRLVAALGTPSAPPQLEAVIEGRPGAAPVSLPALESSDAPNPFAALEAELRAQDAARAAAVPPADAAPTILEQAAEAEVSAHTAPDPPTDVAPEAAVASIVVSSPELEAVSALEAAAETPVPSLDFSQLLVEQPATLEAPSPVVPAEGAGDAGESTSDLAGAAAAAESSAGDDLLGDLEGWLNTLHERSNG; from the coding sequence GTGTCCCCATCTCGCATCGACGAGCTTCGCCGCCGGGTCCAGAACGACCCGGCGTCGATCGCCTTCGCCCAGCTCGCCGAGGAGTACCGCCGGTCAGGCCAGACCGATGAGGCCGTGCGCGTGTGCCGCGAAGGACTCACGCGGCACCCGGGCTACCTCTCGGCGCGGGTCACCCTGGGCCGGGCGCTCCTGGACCTCAGCCAGCTGGCCGACGCCCGGGCGGAATTCGAGTTCGTGGTCACTGAAGCGCCGGAGAACCTGGCCGCCGTCAGGGGCCTGGCCGAAATCTGCCAGCGTGACGGCCGTCTGGCCGACGCCCTGACCTACTACCAGCGCGCGCTGACCCTGGCGCGGCACGACCCGGAGATCGAGGAGCTCGTCCAGCAGCTCTCGCGTCAGGTCGGGGCCGCGTCGACGGGCGACGCCAGCGGACTGTCCTTCGAGGAAGCCCACCGGGAGTTGCTCTCCGCCGCCGAGCGCGTGCCGGTGGCCCGGCCCGCGCCGCCGCCCCCGCCGCCTCCGGCAGGCGCCGGTTCGGGCAGCAGCACGGCCCCGTTCGACTTCGACCGCCTGGTGGCGGCGCTCGGCACGCCCTCGGCGCCGCCGCAGCTCGAAGCCGTGATCGAAGGCCGGCCGGGAGCCGCGCCCGTCTCCCTGCCGGCGCTCGAGTCGTCGGACGCGCCGAATCCGTTTGCCGCGCTCGAAGCCGAGCTGCGGGCGCAGGACGCGGCGCGGGCGGCGGCCGTGCCGCCCGCCGATGCGGCGCCGACGATTCTCGAGCAGGCCGCCGAGGCGGAGGTCTCGGCGCACACGGCGCCCGACCCGCCGACGGACGTGGCGCCCGAAGCGGCCGTCGCCTCGATCGTCGTGTCGTCGCCGGAGCTCGAGGCGGTGAGCGCCCTTGAGGCGGCCGCCGAGACGCCCGTGCCGTCGCTGGATTTCTCTCAGCTCCTCGTCGAACAGCCTGCTACCCTGGAGGCGCCCTCGCCGGTGGTTCCGGCCGAGGGTGCCGGCGACGCGGGGGAGTCGACGTCGGATCTCGCGGGCGCGGCCGCTGCGGCGGAATCGTCGGCGGGCGACGACCTGCTCGGCGATCTCGAAGGCTGGCTGAATACCCTGCACGAGCGCTCGAACGGCTGA
- a CDS encoding PKD domain-containing protein, which produces MSRASSLALLVVAAIGVGACTVKKTEVPPLSGPSELGLSVTTRVSPDQLKQDGASVATVEITARGADGRPARAVQLRVEIIVNGAAFDYGKLSTRTVVTGDDGVARLTYTAPLPLADPIDPFTIVNLAVTPVGTDFAGSVERYVEIRLVPPDDRIILPPNSPPVAAFTVTPTPVKAYVPVTFDASATKDEGVLCGTGCAYSWDFGDGSQGTGMVVLHEFRASGTYAVRLTVMDVRGATSTTTQSITVTATARPTASFTYSPAEPRFGQEVFFNAASSTAAEGLTIVAYDWDFGTGRTGSGMTVAKRYDVDLIPPGALPGDDVTFNVTLTVTDSSFSPNGVGVVTQAVKIKVP; this is translated from the coding sequence ATGTCTCGTGCCTCTTCGCTGGCACTGCTCGTCGTCGCCGCCATCGGCGTCGGTGCCTGCACCGTCAAGAAGACCGAGGTGCCCCCCCTCTCCGGCCCGTCGGAGCTCGGGCTGTCGGTGACCACCCGGGTCAGCCCGGATCAGCTCAAACAGGACGGAGCGTCCGTCGCGACGGTCGAGATCACCGCGCGCGGAGCCGACGGCCGGCCGGCGCGGGCGGTCCAGCTTCGCGTCGAGATCATCGTGAACGGCGCGGCCTTCGACTACGGCAAGCTGTCGACGCGCACCGTCGTCACGGGTGACGACGGCGTGGCCCGCCTCACCTACACGGCGCCGCTGCCCCTGGCCGACCCGATCGATCCCTTTACGATCGTGAACCTGGCCGTGACGCCCGTCGGGACCGATTTCGCTGGCTCGGTGGAGCGCTACGTCGAGATTCGGCTCGTGCCGCCCGACGATCGGATCATCCTGCCGCCGAACAGCCCGCCGGTGGCGGCTTTCACGGTCACCCCGACGCCGGTCAAGGCCTACGTGCCCGTGACCTTCGACGCCTCGGCGACGAAGGACGAAGGGGTGCTGTGCGGCACCGGGTGCGCCTACTCGTGGGACTTCGGCGACGGGTCGCAGGGCACGGGCATGGTGGTGCTGCATGAGTTCCGCGCCTCCGGCACCTACGCCGTGCGCCTCACGGTCATGGACGTCCGAGGGGCCACATCGACGACGACGCAGTCCATCACCGTCACCGCCACGGCGCGGCCGACCGCCAGCTTCACCTACTCACCGGCCGAGCCGCGCTTCGGCCAGGAAGTCTTCTTCAACGCCGCGTCGTCCACGGCGGCCGAGGGTCTGACGATCGTCGCCTACGATTGGGACTTCGGCACGGGCCGGACCGGCAGCGGCATGACCGTCGCCAAGCGCTACGACGTGGACCTCATTCCGCCGGGCGCGCTGCCAGGAGACGACGTGACGTTCAACGTCACGCTGACCGTCACCGACAGCAGTTTCTCGCCGAACGGCGTGGGCGTCGTGACCCAGGCGGTCAAGATCAAGGTACCCTAG
- the pilQ gene encoding type IV pilus secretin PilQ, with protein MAPLVTLVACVTLLAGHAAVLGAASEVAATPLLRALSTRDDGGVSAVVIESTEPVAYVTSQPDPLTVLVDLRNVRLGVSPVPGGREGIAPVDRVRLEETVAADGTPLARVRVSLDRAAPHRVRTSRNLILVEVDRAAAAPAASATAAVASRVTATELRAVRASRSGDEVTVAIVGNGLLTASTVEDAKDLPPRVLLDFAGVAAGRSVPSVIGVNQADVSRVRVATNSRDPLVTRVVVDLKRKLEYRVEAGDGDSDEVRVVFAADAAPAAQPEQAGATAEPAVAPEAPAAEPAPEPAATEPAPEPAATVVPAAVTAVPRQEPQAAQAPAMPSQMPDAAPAAARFSGHPVSLDFQGADLRAVLRTFSEISGLNVVIDPSINGTVDVSLRDVPWDQALDIILKSNKLGYFVDGTIVRIAPLTVLADEEKQRRALADEQALAGELRVFTRPLSYAKAADLIPILTRSALSSRGEVQVDPRTNTIIIRDLPARLTAAENLLAALDLPQPQVEIEARIVQTTRDFARNIGVQWGVSGRVSPELGNTTGLAFPNNGSLTGRTGPVQGPDAAPTGVGLGVANATSALGLALGSINGAVNLDVALSALERSGQGRLLSTPRVSTQNNVEAEITQGVQIPIQTVANNTVTVTFKDAALTLKVTPQITASNTVIMRVNLENAAPDYSRAINDIPPIDTQRAVTTVLVADGETTVIGGIYLSREQSVQGRTPLLSRVPLLGWLFKRDEMSDESRELLIFITPRITKG; from the coding sequence ATGGCTCCACTCGTGACGCTCGTGGCGTGTGTCACCCTTCTGGCGGGACACGCGGCCGTGCTCGGCGCCGCATCCGAGGTCGCGGCGACGCCCCTCCTGCGGGCCCTTTCCACTCGTGACGACGGCGGCGTGAGCGCCGTGGTGATCGAGTCCACCGAGCCGGTGGCCTACGTCACCTCGCAGCCGGACCCGCTGACCGTGCTGGTGGACCTGCGCAACGTCCGGCTCGGCGTCTCGCCGGTGCCGGGCGGACGCGAGGGCATCGCGCCGGTCGATCGCGTGCGGCTGGAGGAGACGGTCGCCGCCGACGGAACGCCGCTCGCCCGCGTCCGCGTCTCGCTCGACCGGGCCGCGCCGCACCGCGTGCGGACGTCTCGGAACCTGATTCTGGTCGAAGTGGATCGGGCGGCCGCGGCACCGGCAGCGAGTGCCACCGCGGCGGTCGCCTCACGCGTCACGGCCACGGAACTGCGGGCGGTCCGCGCCTCGCGCTCGGGCGACGAGGTGACGGTGGCCATCGTCGGGAACGGCCTGCTCACGGCCTCCACGGTCGAGGACGCGAAGGACCTGCCACCCCGCGTCTTGTTGGACTTCGCCGGCGTGGCCGCGGGCCGCTCCGTCCCCTCCGTGATCGGGGTGAATCAGGCCGACGTGTCCCGCGTGCGAGTGGCGACCAACAGCCGCGATCCGCTCGTCACCCGCGTGGTCGTCGACCTGAAGCGCAAGCTCGAATACCGCGTCGAGGCCGGTGACGGCGACAGCGACGAGGTTCGGGTCGTGTTCGCGGCCGACGCGGCGCCGGCCGCGCAGCCTGAACAGGCCGGCGCGACCGCCGAGCCCGCGGTCGCGCCCGAGGCGCCCGCTGCCGAGCCCGCGCCCGAGCCCGCGGCGACCGAGCCCGCGCCCGAGCCGGCCGCCACGGTCGTGCCCGCGGCGGTCACGGCGGTCCCGCGCCAGGAGCCGCAGGCGGCCCAGGCGCCCGCGATGCCGAGCCAGATGCCGGATGCGGCGCCGGCGGCCGCGCGCTTCAGCGGACATCCCGTGTCGCTCGATTTCCAGGGCGCCGACCTGCGCGCCGTGCTGCGGACCTTCTCCGAGATCAGCGGCCTGAACGTCGTGATCGACCCGAGCATCAACGGGACCGTGGACGTGTCGCTGCGCGACGTGCCCTGGGACCAGGCGCTCGACATCATCCTGAAGTCCAACAAGCTCGGGTACTTCGTGGACGGCACCATCGTGCGCATCGCGCCGCTGACCGTCCTGGCCGACGAGGAGAAGCAGCGCCGGGCGCTCGCCGACGAGCAGGCGCTGGCGGGCGAGCTGCGCGTGTTCACGCGGCCGCTCAGCTACGCCAAGGCGGCGGACCTCATCCCGATCCTCACCCGCAGCGCGCTCTCGTCGCGCGGGGAGGTCCAGGTGGATCCCCGGACGAACACCATCATCATCCGCGACCTGCCGGCCCGGTTGACCGCGGCCGAGAACCTGCTGGCGGCGCTCGACCTGCCGCAACCGCAGGTCGAGATCGAGGCGCGCATCGTCCAGACCACTCGTGACTTCGCCCGGAACATCGGCGTCCAGTGGGGCGTGAGCGGCCGGGTGTCGCCGGAGCTGGGCAACACGACCGGCCTGGCCTTCCCGAACAACGGCAGCCTCACGGGCCGCACCGGCCCCGTGCAGGGACCCGACGCCGCGCCGACCGGCGTGGGCCTCGGCGTCGCCAATGCGACGAGCGCCCTGGGCCTGGCCCTGGGCTCCATCAACGGGGCCGTGAACCTCGACGTGGCGTTGAGCGCCCTCGAGCGGTCGGGCCAGGGCCGCCTGCTCTCCACGCCGCGCGTCTCGACGCAGAACAACGTCGAGGCCGAGATCACCCAGGGCGTGCAGATTCCGATTCAGACCGTGGCGAACAACACCGTCACCGTCACGTTCAAGGACGCGGCCCTCACGCTGAAGGTCACGCCCCAGATCACGGCGTCCAACACGGTCATCATGCGCGTGAACCTCGAGAACGCGGCGCCCGACTACAGCCGCGCCATCAACGACATCCCGCCCATCGACACGCAGCGCGCGGTGACGACCGTGCTCGTGGCCGACGGCGAGACGACCGTCATCGGCGGCATCTACCTGAGCCGCGAACAGTCCGTCCAGGGCCGCACGCCGCTCCTGTCGCGCGTGCCGCTCCTCGGCTGGCTGTTCAAGCGCGACGAGATGAGCGATGAGAGCCGCGAGCTGCTCATCTTCATCACCCCGCGCATCACCAAGGGCTGA
- the pilO gene encoding type 4a pilus biogenesis protein PilO codes for MASLQMNKLPWWGQMLVFALVGGMIVGGYKYFYEQDRHNELETRRAELAAINGRIDKGRETARKLPEFRAQVGDLEGRLESLKAILPEEKDVADLLRRIQSLAADSRLTIRHFRPRAIAVRELHAEWPIEIEVEGSYHNVGQFFDQVSKLPRIINIGAIEMVTSPRPTSGTTVTVKCTAMTFVLNEQPTQTGAQAAGGPAKKTE; via the coding sequence GTGGCTAGCCTGCAGATGAACAAGCTCCCCTGGTGGGGCCAGATGCTCGTCTTCGCCCTGGTGGGGGGGATGATCGTCGGCGGCTACAAGTACTTCTACGAGCAGGACCGCCACAACGAGCTCGAGACGCGCCGCGCCGAGCTGGCGGCCATCAACGGACGCATCGACAAGGGCCGGGAAACGGCCCGGAAGCTGCCCGAGTTCCGTGCCCAGGTGGGCGACCTCGAAGGCCGGCTCGAGAGCCTCAAGGCCATCCTGCCGGAGGAAAAGGACGTCGCCGATCTGCTGCGGCGGATTCAGAGCCTGGCGGCCGACTCGCGCCTGACGATCCGTCACTTCCGGCCCCGGGCGATCGCGGTTCGCGAGCTTCACGCCGAGTGGCCGATTGAGATCGAAGTCGAGGGCTCGTACCACAACGTGGGGCAGTTCTTCGACCAGGTCAGCAAGCTGCCCCGGATCATCAACATCGGCGCGATCGAAATGGTCACCTCGCCGCGGCCGACGTCCGGCACCACGGTGACGGTGAAGTGCACGGCGATGACGTTCGTGCTGAACGAGCAGCCGACCCAGACAGGAGCGCAGGCCGCCGGCGGGCCCGCGAAGAAGACCGAATGA
- a CDS encoding PilN domain-containing protein has protein sequence MIRINLLAEKQKLAAPSRFTLDEGKKIALAGGLLVALAMGYVGWSFWSMGQEEASLNAEIDAARAEEQRLIKVISEVHDFEARRERLEQRVSLIEELRRGQTAPVHILDQISRNLPDQMWLTRVGQSGYDLTIEGNCLSLTSLSDFVGALEQSRYFARPVEIVNSEVVAATSTAPELIKFSVKAGFQMAGLKSVAAPAATTPPAKGGARG, from the coding sequence GTGATTCGTATCAACCTCCTCGCCGAGAAGCAGAAGCTGGCCGCGCCGAGCCGCTTCACGCTCGACGAGGGCAAGAAGATTGCACTGGCCGGCGGCCTGCTCGTGGCGCTCGCCATGGGGTACGTGGGCTGGAGTTTCTGGTCGATGGGCCAGGAAGAGGCGTCGCTGAACGCCGAGATCGACGCGGCCCGCGCCGAAGAGCAGCGGCTCATCAAGGTCATCTCGGAGGTCCACGACTTCGAGGCGCGCCGCGAGCGCCTCGAGCAGCGGGTGTCCCTCATCGAGGAACTCCGGCGTGGCCAGACGGCGCCCGTCCACATCCTCGACCAGATCAGCCGCAACCTGCCGGACCAGATGTGGCTGACCCGCGTCGGGCAGTCCGGCTACGACCTGACGATCGAGGGCAACTGCCTGTCGCTGACGTCCCTGTCGGATTTCGTCGGGGCGCTCGAGCAGTCGCGCTACTTCGCCCGGCCGGTCGAGATCGTGAACAGCGAGGTCGTGGCGGCGACCAGCACCGCCCCGGAACTCATCAAGTTCTCCGTGAAGGCCGGCTTCCAGATGGCCGGCCTGAAGTCGGTGGCCGCGCCGGCCGCGACGACGCCGCCCGCGAAGGGAGGCGCCCGTGGCTAG
- the pilM gene encoding type IV pilus assembly protein PilM — protein sequence MLFSRTKPVVGLDIGSSGVKAIELKKSGKGFKVTAIGVEPLPPDSIVDGAIIDAGVVTDAVRRLLQSPRFKAKDVVASLSGSSVIVKKISLPVMTDADLAESIHWEAEQYIPFDIQDVNLDYQILTPPAERQGTMDVMLVAAKKDKIADYTGVVSAVGKSAVVVDVDAFALQNAFEANYPEDHGKVVALVNAGASAININLVSGGTSLFTRDVGIGGNTFTEAVQKELGLPFDGAEDAKRGLPVEGVRHEDVGPVLQAVMENVLLEIERTFDFFKATAASDHIDKVMVSGGTSLVEHFSGALRERLGTEVDRFDPFRNVPIDAAALNGSNAADLGPMCAVAVGLALRKEGDR from the coding sequence GTGCTGTTCAGCAGAACAAAACCCGTCGTCGGGCTCGACATCGGCTCCAGCGGCGTCAAGGCCATCGAGCTGAAGAAGTCGGGCAAGGGCTTCAAGGTCACGGCCATCGGCGTCGAGCCGCTTCCGCCGGACAGCATCGTCGACGGCGCCATCATCGACGCCGGCGTCGTCACCGACGCGGTGCGCCGGCTCCTGCAGTCGCCGCGCTTCAAGGCCAAGGACGTCGTGGCCTCGCTGTCGGGCAGTTCGGTCATCGTGAAGAAGATCAGCCTGCCGGTCATGACCGACGCCGACCTGGCCGAGTCGATTCACTGGGAGGCCGAGCAGTACATCCCGTTCGACATCCAGGACGTCAACCTCGACTACCAGATCCTCACGCCGCCGGCCGAGCGCCAGGGAACGATGGACGTGATGCTCGTGGCGGCGAAGAAGGACAAGATCGCCGACTACACGGGCGTCGTGAGCGCCGTCGGCAAGTCCGCGGTCGTCGTGGACGTGGACGCCTTCGCGCTGCAGAACGCGTTCGAGGCCAACTATCCGGAGGACCACGGCAAGGTCGTCGCCCTGGTCAATGCGGGCGCCAGCGCCATCAACATCAATCTCGTCTCCGGCGGCACGTCGCTCTTCACGCGCGACGTGGGGATCGGCGGGAACACCTTCACCGAGGCGGTGCAGAAGGAACTCGGCCTGCCGTTCGACGGCGCCGAGGACGCGAAGCGGGGGCTGCCCGTCGAGGGCGTGCGCCACGAGGACGTCGGCCCGGTCCTGCAGGCGGTGATGGAGAACGTCCTCCTCGAGATCGAGCGGACGTTCGACTTTTTCAAGGCGACGGCCGCGAGCGACCACATCGACAAGGTGATGGTCAGCGGGGGCACGTCGCTGGTCGAGCACTTCTCTGGAGCGCTGCGCGAGCGCCTCGGCACCGAGGTCGACCGCTTCGACCCCTTCAGGAACGTGCCCATCGACGCGGCCGCATTGAACGGCTCGAACGCCGCCGACCTCGGCCCGATGTGTGCGGTCGCCGTGGGCCTGGCCCTGCGGAAGGAGGGTGACCGGTGA
- the rplM gene encoding 50S ribosomal protein L13, producing MRTYVATPKTVARRWHVIDAEGQVLGRVATAAARMLQGKHKPTYTPFIDTGDHVVIVNAAKVKLTGQKDDQKVYRYHSGYEGGLREERAKVVRKRQPARLVEEAVRGMLPKSAIGDAMYGKLKVYADAKHPHEAQRPTKFEVA from the coding sequence ATGCGAACGTACGTGGCGACACCGAAGACGGTGGCGCGCCGCTGGCACGTCATCGACGCCGAGGGTCAGGTCCTCGGTCGCGTGGCGACGGCCGCGGCCAGGATGCTCCAGGGAAAGCACAAGCCCACCTATACGCCGTTCATCGACACGGGCGACCACGTCGTCATCGTGAACGCGGCCAAGGTCAAGCTCACCGGGCAGAAGGACGACCAGAAGGTCTACCGCTACCACTCCGGCTACGAAGGCGGTCTGCGTGAGGAGCGGGCCAAGGTCGTGCGCAAGCGCCAGCCCGCGCGCCTGGTGGAAGAAGCCGTACGCGGCATGCTGCCGAAGAGCGCCATCGGCGATGCGATGTACGGCAAGCTCAAGGTTTACGCCGACGCGAAGCACCCACACGAGGCGCAGCGTCCGACGAAGTTCGAGGTGGCCTAA